A region of the Dasypus novemcinctus isolate mDasNov1 chromosome X, mDasNov1.1.hap2, whole genome shotgun sequence genome:
ctcctaaagaaacaaaagatgatgaacagacacagcaagtgcaaacaatgggggggtggagcaaaaaataaacattttttaaaaaatcacagtgaGCTATCACTACCTACCTAACAGAATGGCTgaatacaaataaacaaacaaaaacaaactcaataCTAAGCAATGGAAAGGATTAAGAGCAACTGGAAGTCTCATACAatgatggtgggaatgtgaaaatagtacagccactttAGGAAACAGTTTTGTAGTTTCTTATAAAGTGAAGAAATTTACTATTTGATCCAGCAGTTTCACTCCTAGGCATTTacacaggagaaataaaaacttatgttAACGCGAAAACCTATACTCGAATATTTATAGcggctttattcataattgtccagaactagaaacaactcaaatttcCATCTGGAGAATGACTAAACgaactgtggtatatccatacaatagaatactactcaggaACAAAAAAGGGGACAAACTACTGGTACAcacaacagcatggatgaatctcaaatgtctgtgctaaatgaaagaagcctgattcacaaaattaaatatggtatattcaattcatataaaagtgtggaaaggaCAAAATTATAAGAATGGAATATAGATTGGTGGTTTTTAGGGACTGGGAGTTGGAACAGGAGTTCACTAGAAAGGGGCAAcaagaggaaattttttttttattttttttattgactttgtaataatattacattaaaaatatatatgtgaggtcccattcaaccccacccccccacccccccctctccccccccccccaacaacactcgttcccatcatcatgacacatccattggatttggtaagtacatctttgggcacctctgcacctcatagacaatggtccacatcatggcccatactctcctccattccatccagtgggccctgtgaggatttacaatgtccggtgattacctctgaggcaccatccagggcagctccatgtcccaaagacgcctccacctctcatctcttcctgcctttccccatacccatcgtccaccatgtccacttttcccaatccaatgccacctcttctatgtggacattggattggaaCAAGAGGAAATTTTGATGGCTGCTGGTCTCCTACTGTATCATGCTTTTGACGGTGTTTATACAACCATATACATTGTCAAAATTAATAAATCTGCATCCCAAATGAGTGAATGTTAATGAATGTAAACTaagaagtgaaattttaaaaataactgaaaactaTTACTACTAAGATAAACAATAATCAAACGAAGATGGAAAGTGGTTGgggatataaaatgaaaaatggcaGAATATTGATAATTGCGACAGCTAGGTAACGTGTGCATGGAGTTTTATTATACTATTGTGTTTGCTTTTATTaaatttccataaaaatttttaaattaaatttttaaaatcatatcagAATATTTGGAAGTGGAACCTGGAAATCTCAGGAGATTTCAGTCTGCAGCCTAAATTGAGAATTTTTTTCCTACGTTGTATTCCTAGGTAATCTTATCCATGCCCATGACTTCAATTACCATTTACATTCAGGTGATTTATGTCTCTACTCCAGTTTCACACATTTCTACCTTGAGTACACTTCTCTTCTCCGAGTTCCAGCTCTACACACCCAAATGCCTATATAATATCTCAACTAAGGGATCTAGTGCTTTTGGGAGTTATATCTAGAAAACCAGTGTCTAATTCAAGGTCATGAGGATTTatgcctatgttttcttctaatagtttaaTCGTTTAAGCTCTTATGTATAggtctttaattcattttgagttaatttttgtttatggtataAGGTAtggatccaacttcattcttttgcatgttcctgtccagttttcccaacaccatttgttgaaaagatttctttccccattgaatcgTTGTGGCACACTGGTTGAAAATCAAATGACCATtgatgtaagggtttatttctggacactcaattctattccaatgATCTATAAATCTATCCATATGCCAGTATCATCCTgatttgattactgtaactttacagtaagccttttttttttttttttgaggtgccaggggaagccagtgctcaagcacggagctacatcagcttccctataATAAATTTTGACATCAGGAAGTGTGAGGTCtccaattttgtcctttttcaagattgttttttcGTTTTTATGTTTGTcttctaggaggtactggggattaaacccaggactgcatacatgggaagcaggtggtcaaccactgagctacatctgctcccaagataGTTTTATCTAATCTATGCTCCTTGCACATTCCATATGGATTTTGGGattagcttgtcaatttctgcaaagaaaccAGCTTGGATTTTAATAGGGATTGaactgaatctgtagatcaatttggggaatgTTACCATCTTAACAATAATAAGTCTTCCAATTCACGAACATAGCTgttgttctatttatttaggctttctttaatctcttttaacaccattttgtaattttcagtgtacaagaCTTGgacttcttttattaaattttaaatgctttatgTTTTATGATAATAATTTCAATGGAATTGTTCTCTTAATTTCCTTTCTGGATTGTTtatgctagtgtatagaaacacaactgttTTTATGCATATTGATCATGTATTCTACCACAGTGCTGGgctcatttattagttctgatAGGTTTTTAAtggattccttgggattttctatatacaagattaTGTCACCTGTAAAtgaagatagttttacttcttcctttctaatacggatgttatttatttattgcctaaTGTGAAAAGAATTTTATTGTAAGTCAGAAAATAAGTCTCTTCAGTTTCCCTCAAATATTTAATTatacaaatataatttctttaataacCTATACTTCACGGTTGATCAGAAATGCCAGCTTTTCACATATTGAAAACTTTTGTACTTGAGCCTTGTGGGGGAATGAACTATTTCCCcacaagacatgttcaagtcctaatccccaatCATATGGATATGGACTCATAtgtaaataagatttttaaagatcctattaagatgaggccaaactgaatcactgtgggccttaatccaatatgactgaaatCTTTATAAGCAAGGGAAATTTGGGTAAGGTAGGAGGAGTGAAGAGGAATCAGAAGGAGACAGATTGCCATTTGATGGAGGGAGGATTGCTGGCaaaccaccaccagaatgcttcagaaatcagagaaagcatgaccttCAGATACCTTGATTCTTTttacttctagcttccaaaactatgagacaataaattcctgttgtttaagccaatacTTCTGTGGTATTTGctacagcagccctggaaaactaagaccaGTGTGTTAATAGGCTCTCTCCTAGTTTATTCCTCTTACAATGCTTGTTCCAGTACTAAATTTAATTAAGATGGTAGCTTtacggacaaagaaagaagacgcagcaaatagacacagagaacagacaacgggggggggggggggggaataaataaataaatcttaaaaaaaaaaaaagatggtagcTTTATAAATCATACTGCTTCGCTGAAGTTCTCCCATCAGGGATAAATGAAATAGTGTATCACCATAGGCAAGGTAgctagcatagtgcctggcactgAGATGGCACTCTCTTGAGGGCAATACCACATCCTTATGCTTGCACTTTGTGTCCTACCATTCATAGTAACTTGGGATGATGGcaagttaataaatatttttaaggggTACTGAGTGCCCAATATGTAAGGATTAATTATTATTCCAAACCAACCACCCGGAGATACCCAGGGTAAACAAAAATGTACTAAGATTATGTAACTAAATCTCTATTGATGGACACATGTGacgtttccaatttttttttctgtaataaacTAAGTCAACTGAATTACTATTACAACCCCAGTACCAGCAAAGAATAAATGCAAGATAAAGAATTGTTATGGGAATTTTTAAAGCACTTACATCCTTGTAAGATCATATTTTAGTACTTCATTCATTATCCCTGGGGGTAAATACTGGAAGTGGCATTAAAGGGCAAAagaccaaatatttttatgttaaaacaATTTATAAAGCTGCCCCTCAGAAAATTTATACCAATATAATTAATCAACAAGAGCAGGGTACAATGAATGTATCCCCAATCCCTCAACATATCTCAATTAGAAATTTTCATGTAGTCAAATCTAAAAACTTTTCCTTAATTGCTCATCTCCTTGTTGTGTATTTAAAGGTCTCCCACACCACAACCTTATATGGAAGTAAGTGAAGACCGCCCAAATAAAAATAGAGGCTATTTATTCGGGCCTTGTTAAAGCAAGGAAGTCAGCCGCTATCACTTATATTTGGCAGAAACGCAAAGGCAAGTAGGGGAGTGGGGTTGGCTTTacagtaggaaaaaaaaggagaggatttAAGGTCAGCTCTGACTGAAGGTTTGCGTGCAGAAGCTGGAGGCAGGCTAACTAGAAGCAGGACCTCTTATGCGATGGGTTTGGGGAGTATATCTGGTTTCTCTGGTTCTTAGGTTGGAAGCAAGgcaaaaaagaggaaaactggCAGGCTTGATTAAATCCTGAACAATGCTTGCTGTAAAAGGCTGTATTTTGGCTTCTTAGGCTGGTACTGCAGGGATTGTGGATCCCAATTTTGTTGTCATATGGTCTGGCCATTGTCCTGTTCGTATATTCATTCTTCTCACTTAAGAAAAATTAATCTTTCTTTTACTCTGCTTcaattataattaaattttttagatctaaatatttattagaaaatttatgtttgtgtacgtcaggaaaaaaagaactttgttttttgtttgtttttttaaataaactttatattGAAGTATAACATACATATGAAACAGTGGACAAATCATAAGTGTACAGCATGATAAACTTTCATAAAGTGAACACTACCGTGTAACAAGTACATACAAAAAACACATTTACACTCCAGAAACTGCCCTTGTGTCCATTCTGTCACTATTCATCTGAAGTAGAACCATTATCCTGATTTCTAACACTAAATATTAATTTTGCCTGTTCTTAAAATCATATGGTATGCTGTATGCTGTTTTGTGTCTTTCACTCAATTTTATGTTTGTGTAATTCATCCACATTGCGTGAAGCTTTAGtcctttatttggaaaaaatttcCTAATATGTTCTCAAAATGAAGTGCAATATTCTACTATTTGCACAATATTTTTGTATCTGGCAACTTAAGTTCTTATTTATCCTATTTCATTGGGTGAGTCTGTTCTTTCCAAGTTAAGAGCGACGTTGTCAAGACCtctcccccaccacccacccGACCGAACAAtcgataagaaaaaaaaagcctctgtggttttcattaaaattctttctttggcCAACTTGTCTGCAAGAGAAAAGGGACTTTACTGCCCAGAAAGTAGAGAGGACACCGGTTTAAGGCGGGTGAAGGGCCTCAGGCAAGCTCCAGCCCCTGTGTGTGGGACTAGGGGGGCGGAGCTCCACGTGACGCGCGGCGCCCACGTGACCTGCCTGGCTCTGACGTAGGCCCCGCTTCCCCAGCCAGCCCTCCCCGCAGAGGGTCTCGGCGCAGTAAGCTCGCGTTCTTGGACTCTTCATTGTTGCTTCAGATTCTTTCAGGTCAGCGTAAGGGTTTTCGTCGCTTCCTGCGGAAGTGGAATGGGAGAGGGGAACCGGTACGGACCGAGAGTGGTCGAGGGAAGCTACCTCAAATATAGGTAGAGATGGCTGGCTGTTATAGTGGCCAGCGGCCACTGGGCGGAGGGAGGGGAGGCGGGCAATTCTAGTATCCGGGTCAGCTTTCTCGGCACTTCCTCCTCTCTGCTCTCCGTCCATTTTGGAGCCGGTTATGGTGGGCTGCAGAAGCCTCAGCGGTGCGACAGTAGAAATAACTTACACCACCCTTCCGCCATTCCGGGCATAGAGGGAAAAGTCAACTTCGAGGGTAGGGAGGCAGATTGCCTCTGGGAGAAGGGGACACAGAGACCCAACAGTTTTCGGAAAACACCTTGGTCTGGCGCCCAAGGCCTGAAAACAAatggcggcggcggggggcggggagggggcggaggaGATGGGGGAAGGAAACGGGTGGGAGAGGACCCGGATTCAGGAAGGGGGTCTGTGATCCTCTGTGTCCGCTGAGTGCCCGTTCCTACTCCTGTCTGTCTGCAGGCCTGCGCATTTGTTGTCCCAGCACTCTTCGAGgttaggaaaagagaaggaacttGCCCAGAATCCTTGCAGGTCAGTGAGGTGGGTGAACCCTGTGGCAGGTCAGTGAGGTGGGTGAACCCTGTGCAGGCACCggagggtggggtggtggtgagtgTGGAGGGCAAGACTGGGCTGAATTTGGAGGCCCCACCTCCCAACACATACGCGCGCACACCCCTCACTCTCACCCGCTGAGGGTAGAGATGGTGGCTTGGCCTGTCAGGGAAATGGTTGGCTCACGTGTGGGGTAAGTGGTGGGGGTACGGTGCAGACAGAAGGCACATTTGGAGGGCCCAGCAGAAACCCTGTCAAGGGTCAAGAGATGTAAGTACTATCAGGACCTGCATTCCATCTCTATGTCCTCAGTCTCCCTTGTCTCCTCTttgtctcctcccctcccttgcctctcccccccacccccccaggacAGGACAAGGAGGGGAAAATCTCAACATGGAAAAACTctacaatgaaaatgaaataaaacctgaAGAACCAGGAAAGATGGAAAACGAAGAACAGTCACAGGATGAGGGAAAGCCAGAAGTAGCTTGTACTTTGGAAGAcaagaaaatgttagaaaatgagggaaagacagaaaataagaaaaagacagaagataagGAAACGCTGAAGGACAAGGAAAAGTCAGAAAATGCAAGAaacccaaaagaagaaagaaatccaGACAGCAAAACAAGGGTTGCAGGAAAGCGCGGAGCTGACGATGATGTACccagaaaagcaaaaagaaaaactaataaaggACTGGCTGAGCACCTTAAGGAATACAAGGAGGCCATACACGATATGCATTTGAGCAATGAGGAGATGATAAGAGAATTTGATGAGATGGCTAGGGTGGAGGATGAGGTGAGAAAAACCAAGCAGAAACTGGGGGGGTTTATGTGGATGCAAAAAAATTTACAGAATCCTTTCCACCCGAGGGGCCCAAGGGAGCTCAGGGGTGGCTGTAGGGCCCCACAAAGGGGCTTTGAAGACATTCCTTATGTGTAATGCCTTTGACCTTCACTTAGGGTTTGTCTGATTAGAACATTGTGGGCTCTGCTTTCTTATTCCTTGCATTTCCCTGGCAGGCATTTGCTAGGCTCTATGCTTTAACCTTATGCTGATACTTTGCTTTAGGTGTCCCTCCCATTACCAGCAGCCTTTTGATCCAACTGCAGTGCTTTGTGTTTCAGTTGAGGATTTTCATCCATTGCATGGAAAAAATGTTAATGGTgcattgttaaattttttaaaaattagtttgcaGACCATATATACAGCATCagtccatttttataaaactacAAAGATATCTAGTAAACTATGCACAGAAAAAAATCTCTGAAAGCTGTGTCCTCTAGAAAATTAACAGTGATTATCtgtgggtgatttttttttttgttttgttgctcatctgtccaattttttcttaaagaaaactacttttgttatgaagaaataataaaagatttaaaaaaaggaatgggagcagatgtggctcaagtggttgagtgctgtgctggcttcccatatatgaggtcccaggttcagtccctagcCCCCACTCagtaccttcaaaaaaaaaaaggaaaacaatacatAACAAGCAATCAAAAGAAATGTTGATTCAGTGAGCTTATAAAAGCAGTTAAAATTCTTACTGTCAGAACTTGAAATGACAGGTAAAATCCATTTCTGTGCAAGCAGCTGAAAGGAAGGTATCACCTTCTCTTGGGTACTGCCCTGTCTGCTGAGCACTGTGCCCCTTCTCATGAGTCTTAAAGGCCTTTACCGCTGCTGACGGGAGAAGACCATGATAGTCTAAAGCACCACTGTGTCGCAACAGAAGGGAAGAGAATCCCTCTCTATCAACAACAGAGTTACATTAACCCAGGTGGGTAGTACCCAATTGTCACTTGAGCTGAGATACTTTTCAGAGTTCTTAAAAAAATACTCCCTTCCATGTCTTTTGTtggttatgtgtgtgtgtgtttgcatacAGCCATCTCCACCAGATTCAGATACTAGGCACTGAACCAGGAGAATAATATGAGTGATTAGATGCTGTGCTATTCCCACCTATGAATTTCTTTTCTGCTAGTATTTTTTCCTTAGAAGGAGTTGCCTCCCAGAAAATTCCTGCTAGGCCCTGctgttccattttaatttttaaatttttcttttttcttttgtcttattttttcttgtttgtatGCTGTATCATTTTTAACAGACCCATCTATCTACACAGTTTTTTTCACCCTGGCTCttcatttcccttttattttcttaagagttttttactttaataaacttttattttaaatgagttttAAATTTATAGAATTATTGCAAAGATAGTAaagagtttccatatacctcaTATCCAGTCTCCCCTATTATAAACATCTTTtactatggtacatttgtcacaatgaACTAGTATTGATACGTTACCATTTACTAATTCCATACTTTATTCAGTTTTCCTCAGTTTTTCCCTACTATCCTTTTTATGCTTCAGGTCACCATATCAAGGGTACATACTGTCACTATGACTTATCAATGTTGAAATTACCACCTGATTGAGGTGGtatttgtcaggtttctccactgtagaATTCTTTTACTTTTCCCTTTCCATACTGTCCTCTGAAAGAAATTTTCTGTTCACATTTTGCACTTACAGAGTGGGGAGTTATGCTCTACCTCCTTAAGGTTCAGAGTATCTACAAagattatttggaattcttcctAGGATATATGTCTCttctcatttatttaggtattcagTATTTATTTACATCAGTATAGACTcaaattttatactttgggttatactCCAATACTCCTTTAAATTGTTCCAGTTAGGGTCATTAGGAGCTCTTTTAGCATCCCTTTAGTATAGCTccataattgtgtttttttgcttttatttctttttttagtacTTTCTTTCTGGCACTATGAGATGCTCCACCCTTGTATATTTCCTGCCCCAGATCtgtaatcagccatttctccaaggagccttgGTTCCATTTATTGGAAGATAGTATTAAAAAACAAGGTCTGGGTAATAGGTGTACTCATTGCTACTGGGGTATCATTTCTTCTAGGCCCtctcagctgacagagcaagGAGATACATGTGTGTATTGTGACCCATGGCCTACATAAAGTAGCTGGATCCATGTGGGCACATGGCAAGCACTCAGTAATGGTGAGGTTCCCAGAGGTCTCTAGAGGGAGAGTACCGTTTCCTTGTGGTTGGCCTTTGTGTCTCCCCCAACCTGACACAGTCCAGTGAATATACAATAAATCATACTGACTGCCCAAGATTTAAAGACCTGTCTATTCTCCAGTGTGTTTCAAAGGCAATGTTAATAAATAGGGAGTGACTCAACCAAGGACAGTCAGTATTGATGGTTCTTTTATGGGAGGTCCTTTTATGGGAGATCCACCCAGAGAAGTTTTCCTGACT
Encoded here:
- the LOC101413286 gene encoding transcription elongation factor A protein-like 4 isoform X1 gives rise to the protein MGEGNRYGPRVVEGSYLKYRPAHLLSQHSSRLGKEKELAQNPCRTGQGGENLNMEKLYNENEIKPEEPGKMENEEQSQDEGKPEVACTLEDKKMLENEGKTENKKKTEDKETLKDKEKSENARNPKEERNPDSKTRVAGKRGADDDVPRKAKRKTNKGLAEHLKEYKEAIHDMHLSNEEMIREFDEMARVEDEVRKTKQKLGGFMWMQKNLQNPFHPRGPRELRGGCRAPQRGFEDIPYV
- the LOC101413286 gene encoding transcription elongation factor A protein-like 4 isoform X3, whose translation is MGEGNRPAHLLSQHSSRLGKEKELAQNPCRTGQGGENLNMEKLYNENEIKPEEPGKMENEEQSQDEGKPEVACTLEDKKMLENEGKTENKKKTEDKETLKDKEKSENARNPKEERNPDSKTRVAGKRGADDDVPRKAKRKTNKGLAEHLKEYKEAIHDMHLSNEEMIREFDEMARVEDEVRKTKQKLGGFMWMQKNLQNPFHPRGPRELRGGCRAPQRGFEDIPYV
- the LOC101413286 gene encoding transcription elongation factor A protein-like 4 isoform X4, with protein sequence MEKLYNENEIKPEEPGKMENEEQSQDEGKPEVACTLEDKKMLENEGKTENKKKTEDKETLKDKEKSENARNPKEERNPDSKTRVAGKRGADDDVPRKAKRKTNKGLAEHLKEYKEAIHDMHLSNEEMIREFDEMARVEDEVRKTKQKLGGFMWMQKNLQNPFHPRGPRELRGGCRAPQRGFEDIPYV
- the LOC101413286 gene encoding transcription elongation factor A protein-like 4 isoform X5, with translation MGEGNRYGPRVVEGSYLKYRPAHLLSQHSSRLGKEKELAQNPCRSVRTGQGGENLNMEKLYNENEIKPEEPGKMENEEQSQDEGKPEVACTLEDKKMLENEGKTENKKKTEDKETLKDKEKSENARNPKEERNPDSKTRVAGKRGADDDVPRKAKRKTNKGLAEHLKEYKEAIHDMHLSNEEMIREFDEMARVEDEVRKTKQKLGGFMWMQKNLQNPFHPRGPRELRGGCRAPQRGFEDIPYV
- the LOC101413286 gene encoding transcription elongation factor A protein-like 4 isoform X2, with translation MGEGNRPAHLLSQHSSRLGKEKELAQNPCRSVRTGQGGENLNMEKLYNENEIKPEEPGKMENEEQSQDEGKPEVACTLEDKKMLENEGKTENKKKTEDKETLKDKEKSENARNPKEERNPDSKTRVAGKRGADDDVPRKAKRKTNKGLAEHLKEYKEAIHDMHLSNEEMIREFDEMARVEDEVRKTKQKLGGFMWMQKNLQNPFHPRGPRELRGGCRAPQRGFEDIPYV